From one Henningerozyma blattae CBS 6284 chromosome 1, complete genome genomic stretch:
- the TBLA0A08190 gene encoding uncharacterized protein (similar to Saccharomyces cerevisiae LHP1 (YDL051W); ancestral locus Anc_4.224) — protein MFEEIAKECLKQIEFYFSEFNYPFDKFLRGVAEKDEGWVPLRVISKFSRMSKYDGEANEAKIIALIKNESQILEVSDDGLKIRRIQPLNIDNLKEEKLKQNKRSLVVSGFKHEDVTKENFNETFDKISGFLQGLKDVEINQLRLQKGKHQQRFNGVVFVEFPSEEDSKKFLEDYGGEEPREEKLAFEGVPLEIVSKKEYYAKHGGKRNAKSKPRVEKANEGEGKDGKQEESK, from the coding sequence ATGTTTGAAGAAATCGCCAAAGAATgtttaaaacaaattgaattttatttcagTGAGTTTAATTATCCATTTGACAAGTTTTTACGTGGTGTTGCTGAGAAGGATGAAGGATGGGTGCCATTGAGAGTGATTAGTAAGTTTAGTCGTATGAGCAAGTACGATGGTGAAGCGAATGAAGCCAAGATTATTGCGTTGATCAAGAATGAGTCGCAGATCCTGGAAGTGTCTGACGATGGGTTGAAGATCCGCAGAATCCAGCCATtgaatattgataatttgaaagaagAGAAGTTGAAACAAAACAAGAGAAGTTTGGTTGTTTCTGGGTTTAAACATGAAGATGTTACTAAGGAGAACTTCAACGAGACTTTCGACAAGATCAGCGGGTTTTTGCAAGGGTTGAAAGATGTGGAGATCAACCAGTTGAGATTGCAGAAGGGGAAGCACCAACAACGGTTCAATGGTGTTGTTTTTGTGGAGTTTCCAAGTGAGGAAGATAGTAAGAAGTTCTTGGAGGATTATGGTGGCGAAGAGCCTAGAGAGGAGAAGTTGGCGTTTGAAGGGGTTCCGTTGGAGATTGTTAGCAAGAAGGAGTATTATGCCAAGCATGGCGGGAAGCGTAACGCCAAATCCAAGCCGCGTGTGGAAAAAGCGAATGAGGGCGAGGGAAAAGACGGTAAGCAAGAGGAGTCTAAATAA
- the TBLA0A08200 gene encoding C2H2-type zinc finger protein (similar to Saccharomyces cerevisiae STP4 (YDL048C) and STP3 (YLR375W); ancestral locus Anc_4.222), protein MSISHSHSLRALLNDTPSEAAATVVPPTIQLPPISSFDNLVKAAEFSSTRTTGLASCASISSLSSVSASAMTSANTSANTSDTEDHVYSPYHTANTPQLQNQLQNQLTRSSNLAVAPSSKKLRKKKQCHICKKFYANLSTHKSTHITPENRPHKCEICHRGFARNNDLIRHKKRHWKDNLDTADSAVALDNSSSTSPVAVSFFGTPRFPAVKNEDPENEDTNPSASSGSGSGSGTNTSSISLRTLHNLQGAYKCPYNSSLIQLDMEIYPHKINHLKLNFETSNCHQTGVFSRCDTFKNHLKALHFEYPPGTKKKDRLLVSGRCKHCGLKFKNVDVWLKTHVGKECGHTYH, encoded by the coding sequence ATGTCGATATCCCATTCTCACAGCTTGCGCGCTTTGCTCAACGACACACCCAGCGAGGCTGCAGCCACCGTGGTCCCGCCCACCATCCAGCTGCCCCCCATCTCGTCGTTCGACAACCTCGTCAAAGCCGCCGAGTTCTCGTCCACAAGAACCACCGGCTTGGCCTCGTGTGCCAGCATCTCGTCGTTGAGCTCTGTCTCGGCCAGCGCCATGACCAGTGCCAACACCAGCGCCAACACCAGCGACACAGAAGACCACGTCTACAGCCCATACCACACGGCAAACACACCTCAGCTACAAAACCAGCTACAAAACCAGCTCACTCGCAGCTCGAACCTGGCAGTGGCTCCCAGCTCGAAGAAGCTCAGAAAGAAGAAGCAATGCCACATCTGCAAGAAATTCTACGCCAACCTGTCCACGCACAAGTCCACGCACATCACACCGGAAAATAGACCACACAAGTGTGAGATTTGCCATCGAGGATTCGCAAGAAATAACGATCTGATAAGACACAAGAAAAGACACTGGAAGGACAATCTCGACACTGCCGATTCTGCAGTTGCGCTAGACAATTCCAGCTCGACTTCCCCGGTCGCCGTTTCCTTTTTCGGCACGCCGAGGTTCCCCGCTGTGAAAAACGAAGATCCGGAAAATGAAGATACGAATCCGAGTGCCAGCAGTGGCAGTGGCAGTGGCAGTGGCACAAACACCAGTTCCATCTCGTTACGTACGCTACACAACTTGCAAGGAGCCTACAAGTGTCCTTACAATTCGTCGCTAATTCAATTGGATATGGAAATCTACCCCCACAAGATCAACCATCTCAAGTTGAACTTCGAAACCTCCAATTGTCATCAGACGGGTGTCTTTTCTCGTTGTGATACATTCAAAAACCATCTAAAAGCTTTACATTTCGAATACCCACCAGGAACCAAGAAGAAAGACCGGTTGCTTGTTTCGGGCAGATGCAAACACTGTGGgttgaaattcaaaaatgtGGATGTTTGGTTAAAGACTCATGTGGGGAAGGAGTGTGGGCATACATACCATTGA
- the RPS22B gene encoding 40S ribosomal protein uS8 (similar to Saccharomyces cerevisiae RPS22B (YLR367W); ancestral locus Anc_4.213), whose protein sequence is MTRTSVLSDALNSINNAGKTGKRQVMIRPSSKVVIKFLQVMQKHGYIGEFEYIDDHRSGKVVVQLNGRLNKCGVISPRFNVKIGDMEKWTENLLPARQFGYVILTTSSGIMDHEEARRKHVAGKILGFVY, encoded by the exons ATGACACGTACATCTGTTTTGAGCGATGCTTTGAATAGTATCAACAATGCCGGCAAGACTGGTAAGAGACAAGTGATGATCAGACCTTCTTCCAAGGTTGTGATCAAGTTTTTACAAGTTATGCAAAAGCATG GATATATTGGCgaatttgaatatattgatgATCACCGTTCTGGTAAAGTTGTTGTTCAATTGAATGGACGTTTAAACAAGTGTGGTGTCATTTCACCACGGTTTAATGTCAAGATTGGCGACATGGAGAAATGGACGGAGAATTTGTTACCAGCCAGGCAATTTGGTTATGTCATTTTGACAACATCTAGTGGTATCATGGATCACGAAGAAGCTAGAAGAAAGCATGTTGCGGGGAAGATTTTGGGGTTTGTGTATTGA
- the GRX8 gene encoding glutathione-disulfide reductase GRX8 (similar to Saccharomyces cerevisiae YLR364W; ancestral locus Anc_4.211) has product MDFEKLLTQSIQEHKYWQFNAEWCKDCKYSKRVYEKMNIPQDKIYFFEISGYSKKEQSECRAALKKIIGTGNLPSIMIDGKLWGTEKELHELEDKGELQEEFVRIGLL; this is encoded by the coding sequence AtggattttgaaaaattattaactcAAAGTATTCAAGAACACAAATACTGGCAATTTAATGCTGAGTGGTGTAAAGATTGTAAATATTCGAAAAGAGTTTACGAAAAGATGAACATTCCTCAGGacaagatttattttttcgaGATCAGTGGGTATTCCAAAAAGGAACAGAGTGAATGTAGAGCTGCattgaagaagattatTGGTACTGGTAATTTGCCTAGCATTATGATTGATGGTAAATTGTGGGGTACTGAGAAGGAGTTGCATGAGCTGGAAGATAAGGGGGAGTTGCAAGAGGAGTTTGTAAGAATTGGATTGTTATAG
- the TBLA0A08240 gene encoding uncharacterized protein (similar to Saccharomyces cerevisiae YLR363W-A; ancestral locus Anc_4.208), with protein MVQKALKVNKKVKNPRRVTKKQKNLRKAAPLIIKSKKKGLQHMKKLNKSASLTESTERLLSSKIGHLELLKGTRKEIEKGKNKK; from the coding sequence ATGGTACAAAAAGCGTTAAAAGTGAATAAAAAAGTCAAGAACCCACGCCGAGTGACCAAGAAACAGAAAAACCTTCGTAAAGCTGCTCCTTTGATCATCAAATCGAAGAAGAAGGGATTACAACATATGAAGAAGTTGAACAAGAGTGCATCGTTGACGGAGTCTACTGAAAGATTGTTATCGAGTAAGATAGGTCATTTAGAGTTGTTGAAGGGCACCCGTAAGGAGATTGAAAAGGGCAAGAATAAGAAATAG
- the ADE6 gene encoding phosphoribosylformylglycinamidine synthase (similar to Saccharomyces cerevisiae ADE6 (YGR061C); ancestral locus Anc_4.207): MNVLTLPGPIALSQFRTDNLINNLNLTANSVNIIKDIKSCYIHYIDLKENVTLTSDEKQILTNLLDYDQTFSKQNISSDDSLSIQLYDSVINDWISKDLNDNDTYLIRILPRIGTISPWSSKATNILNVCNFNDKINRVERGMAILIKTIPNFPINTILNENSLSSIFDKMTQTLFINQLPLANDLFSHESPKPLLHVPLTKDNENPTDILKKANNEFGLALDDGEIDYLINVFTKIMNRDPTDVELFMFAQVNSEHCRHKIFNANWTIDNKLLKDSLFKMIQNTHNHSPNFTISAYSDNSAVIDTNNSGFFFAPNSSTKEWSFKKEKIPMLIKVETHNHPTAVSPFPGAATGSGGEIRDEGATGRGSKSKCGLSGFSVSDLLIPNFKQPWELDVGKPDHIASALDIMIEAPLGSAAFNNEFGRPCINGYFRTLTTKVINANNQEEIRGYHKPIMLAGGFGTVRPQFALKNTKVTPGACLIVLGGESMLIGLGGGAASSNSTGEGSANLDFASVQRGNPEMERRCQQVIDSCIALDIDNPIQSIHDVGAGGLSNALPELVHDNNLGGKFNIRKVLSLEPGMSPMEIWCNESQERYVLAIAPDNLKIFTDICERERAPYAVVGHATAEERLIVEDPLLGSTPIDLDMSVLFGKPPKISRNTITQPLKLPKPDLSKVGSLDEAVKRILLLPTVGSKSFLITIGDRTVTGLIDRDQFVGPWQIPVADVGVTATSLGPSLITTGEALSMGEKPINALISASASAKLSVAESLLNLFAADVKSLSHVKLSANWMSAASHLGEGSKLYEAVQAIGLDLCPDLDIAIPVGKDSMSMKRKWGDNEVTSPLSLNITAFAPVYNTSNTWTPLLTKTSTPSILVHVDMSALQSEKSLGGSALLQVYNQVGNTSPDVYDNQILKGFLITLIDLHKTDLVQSYHDISDGGLFVTLVEMAFASHCGLKIKGTFNNEASVFTNLFNEELGAVFQIKESKYEEFKKYFLKNGISNEYISIVGKPDFQSQIISISDNNGSKIFEDTRANLQKIWSSTSYQIQKLRDNPRTAEEEFLTINDDNDPGLSYSVTYNPQDHFRIIKELFVSKPKIAILREQGVNGQMEMAWCFQTAGFNAIDVTMTDLIENRFNLDEFVGLAACGGFSYGDVLGAGAGWAKSVLYHEGVRKQFVKFFQERQDTFAFGACNGCQFLSRLKSILPGCENWPSFERNYSEQYEARVCMVEIVQNETAKSSNVFFNGMLGSKLPIAVAHGEGRATFTSKSQLQDFESEELCSVRYIDNYGNTTEKFPANPNGSVHGIAGVKSPNGRILAMMPHPERVSRLEANSWYPEEKYKEWGGYGPWISLFLSARKWVG; the protein is encoded by the coding sequence ATGAATGTACTAACTCTCCCCGGTCCGATAGCTCTTTCACAATTCAGAACTGATAATCTAATCAATAATCTAAATCTAACCGCTAATAGCGTAAACATCATCAAAGATATAAAATCATgttatattcattatattgatttgaaagaaaacGTCACATTAACTTCTGATGAAAAACAAATCCTAACAAATCTATTAGATTATGATCAAACTTTTTCCAAACAAAATATCTCATCGGATGATTCATTATCCATTCAATTGTATGATTCAGTTATAAATGATTGGATTTCTAAAGATctaaatgataatgatactTATTTAATTCGTATCTTGCCAAGAATCGGTACAATCTCTCCTTGGTCTTCTAAAGCTACAAACATTTTAAACGTTTGTAATTTTAACGATAAGATTAATAGAGTAGAAAGAGGTATGGCAATCTTGATCAAAACCATCCCTAATTTCCCCATCAATACAATTTTGAatgaaaattcattatcttctatttttgataaaatgactcaaactttatttattaatcaattaCCATTAGctaatgatttattttctcATGAATCACCAAAACCTTTATTACATGTCCCCTTAACaaaagataatgaaaatcctactgatattttgaaaaaggcaaataatgaatttggTTTAGCTCTTGATGATGGtgaaattgattatttaattaatgtaTTTACCAAAATTATGAATCGTGATCCAACAGatgtagaattatttatgtTTGCTCAAGTTAATTCAGAACATTGTCGTcataaaatctttaatgCTAATTGGactattgataataaacttttaaaagattctcttttcaaaatgattcaaaatACTCATAATCATTCTCCAAATTTTACTATAAGTGCTTATTCTGATAATTCTGCAGTTATtgatacaaataattcaggGTTTTTCTTTGCTCCAAATTCTTCTACAAAGGAATGgtcatttaaaaaagaaaaaatccCCATGTTAATTAAAGTAGAAACTCATAATCATCCAACCGCTGTATCACCATTTCCAGGAGCTGCTACTGGTTCAGGTGGTGAAATTAGAGATGAAGGTGCTACTGGTAGAGGTTCTAAATCAAAATGTGGCTTAAGTGGGTTTTCTGTAAgtgatttattaattccaaattttaaacaacCTTGGGAATTAGATGTAGGTAAACCAGATCATATTGCTTCAGCATTAGATATAATGATTGAAGCTCCCTTAGGTTCTGCagcttttaataatgaattcgGTAGACCTTGTATTAATGGGTATTTTAGAACTTTAACTACAAAAGTTATTAATGCTAATAATcaagaagaaattagaGGTTATCATAAACCAATCATGTTAGCTGGTGGATTTGGTACAGTTAGACCACAATTtgctttgaaaaatacaaaagtaACACCTGGAGCTtgtttaattgttttagGTGGTGAATCCATGTTAATTGGGTTAGGTGGTGGTGCAGCCTCTTCAAATTCTACTGGTGAAGGTTCTGCCAATTTAGATTTTGCTTCAGTACAAAGAGGTAACCCAGAAATGGAACGTCGTTGTCAACAAGTCATTGATTCATGTATTGCTTTAGATATTGATAATCCAATTCAATCCATTCATGATGTAGGTGCCGGTGGTTTATCAAATGCTTTACCTGAATTAGTtcatgataataatttaggtgggaaatttaatattagaaaagtCCTATCTTTAGAACCTGGTATGTCTCCTATGGAAATATGGTGTAATGAATCACAAGAACGTTATGTCTTAGCTATTGCTCCagataatttgaaaatttttacaGATATTTGTGAAAGAGAGCGTGCTCCTTATGCAGTAGTTGGTCATGCTACAGCTGAAGAAAGATTAATTGTAGAGGATCCATTATTAGGCTCAACTCCGATCGATTTAGATATGTCTGTCTTATTTGGTAAACCACCAAAGATCTCAAGAAATACAATTACTCAACCATTAAAATTACCAAAACCTGATTTATCAAAAGTTGGTTCTTTAGATGAAGCtgttaaaagaattttattattaccaacCGTTGGCTCGAAATCTTTCTTAATTACTATCGGTGATAGAACTGTTACAGGTTTAATCGATAGAGATCAATTTGTTGGTCCTTGGCAAATTCCAGTAGCAGATGTTGGTGTCACTGCTACTTCCTTAGGTCCATCATTAATAACTACTGGTGAAGCTTTATCAATGGGTGAAAAACCTATCAATGCCTTAATTTCTGCTTCTGCTAGTGCTAAATTATCTGTAGCAGAAtctttattgaatttgttTGCTGCTGATGTAAAATCCTTATCTCATGTTAAATTATCTGCAAATTGGATGTCTGCTGCTTCTCATTTAGGTGAAGGTTCAAAACTTTATGAAGCTGTCCAAGCTATTGGTCTTGATTTATGTCCAGATTTGGACATTGCTATCCCTGTTGGTAAGGATTCCATGTCTATGAAGAGAAAATGGGGCGATAATGAAGTTACATCTCCATTATCTTTGAACATTACTGCTTTTGCTCCTGTTTATAATACATCTAACACATGGACTCCATTATTGACAAAGACATCTACTCCATCTATTTTGGTACATGTTGATATGTCAGCATTACAAAGTGAAAAATCTCTTGGTGGTTCTGCTTTACTGCAAGTTTATAATCAAGTCGGTAATACTAGTCCTGATGTTTATGATAATCAAATCTTAAAAGGCTTCTTAATCactttaattgatttacaCAAGACAGATTTGGTTCAATCTTATCATGATATTTCTGATGGTGGGTTATTTGTAACTCTAGTAGAAATGGCATTTGCGTCTCATTGTGGGTTGAAGATTAAAGGTACTTTCAATAATGAAGCTTCTGTTTTCACCAACTTGTTTAATGAGGAATTAGGTGCCGTTTTCCAAATTAAAGAATCCAAATATGAAGaattcaagaaatatttCCTCAAGAATGGTATCTCTAATGAATACATTTCAATTGTTGGTAAGCCTGACTTCCAATCtcaaattatttctatttcagataataatggtagtaaaatatttgaagataCAAGAGctaatttacaaaaaatttgGTCTTCCACTAgttatcaaattcaaaaattaagagATAATCCGAGAACtgcagaagaagaattcttaacaattaatgatgataatgatccAGGTCTTTCTTACTCTGTTACTTATAACCCTCAAGATCATTTCAGAATAATTAAAGAACTATTTGTATCCAAACCAAAAATTGCTATTTTAAGAGAACAAGGTGTCAATGGTCAAATGGAAATGGCTTGGTGTTTCCAAACTGCAGGGTTTAATGCTATTGATGTTACTATGActgatttaattgaaaacaGATTTAACTTGGATGAATTTGTTGGTTTAGCTGCCTGTGGTGGTTTCTCATATGGTGATGTCCTTGGTGCTGGTGCTGGTTGGGCTAAATCTGTCCTTTACCATGAAGGTGTCCGTAAAcaatttgttaaatttttccaagAAAGACAAGATACATTTGCATTTGGTGCTTGTAACGGTTGTCAGTTTTTAAGTAGATTAAAGAGTATTTTACCAGGATGTGAAAATTGGCCatcatttgaaagaaattatagTGAACAATATGAAGCACGTGTATGTATGGTTGAAATTGTTCAAAATGAAACTGCAAAGAGCAGTAATGTTTTCTTTAACGGTATGTTGGGATCCAAACTTCCAATTGCTGTTGCACATGGTGAAGGTAGAGCTACTTTTACTTCAAAGTCTCAATTGCAAGATTTTGAATCAGAAGAGTTATGTAGTGTAAGATACATTGATAACTATGGAAATACTACTGAGAAGTTCCCTGCTAATCCAAATGGTTCAGTTCATGGTATTGCTGGTGTAAAATCACCAAATGGGCGTATTTTGGCCATGATGCCACATCCAGAAAGAGTATCAAGACTAGAAGCAAATTCTTGGTATCCagaagaaaaatacaaGGAATGGGGTGGTTATGGTCCTTGGATATCTTTGTTTTTATCCGCTAGAAAATGGGTTGGTTAA
- the NMD4 gene encoding Nmd4p (similar to Saccharomyces cerevisiae NMD4 (YLR363C); ancestral locus Anc_4.205), which translates to MVNVYNFILDASAFEKGLGNIKRWCAHTDNKVKLNLYIPTYTLKELEFLKFKKKSFMAREALKFIDSLTSKHGKDVELIIELSDILDIITWQDVIESANGVPKDIDTLMKIPRRLKNLLKSCVYKSHMEEGNAHWILLTENQQIRDLAFICNINWCSVVMADTIISKELDAKIFKESEKFNEEMLKNGEKQSSTDGKEVIRTEFDKTVYASRGSGVLWAP; encoded by the coding sequence ATGGTGAATGtttataatttcattttggaTGCATCTGCCTTCGAAAAAGGTTTAGGTAACATTAAAAGATGGTGTGCTCATACAGATAATAaggtaaaattaaatttatatataccTACTTATACcttaaaagaattagaattcctaaaatttaaaaagaaaagctTTATGGCCCGTGAagctttaaaatttattgattctTTAACTAGCAAGCATGGCAAAGATGTCGAGCTAATCATCGAACTTTCTGATATTTTAGATATTATAACTTGGCAAGACGTTATTGAATCAGCAAATGGCGTTCCAAAAGATATTGATACTTTAATGAAGATCCCAAGaagattaaagaatttattgaaaagttGTGTTTACAAATCTCATATGGAAGAAGGAAATGCTCATTGGATATTACTTACTGAAAACCAACAAATTCGTGATTTAGCatttatttgtaatattaacTGGTGTTCTGTAGTTATGGCTGATACTATCATTTCGAAGGAATTAGATgctaaaatttttaaagaaagtGAAAAGTTCAACGAGGAAATGTTGAAAAATGGTGAAAAGCAATCATCTACAGATGGTAAAGAAGTCATTAGAAcagaatttgataaaacCGTGTATGCTTCAAGAGGGTCAGGTGTTTTATGGGCTCCCTAG
- the SPR3 gene encoding septin SPR3 (similar to Saccharomyces cerevisiae SPR3 (YGR059W); ancestral locus Anc_4.204) — MTESSLKLKAEGEPGSYEAPGPCDTSTFVSSKVSHRETLSTENTEVELEDMLDINSKKTEDINLKLLFDLPPLNDWKTKKNVKETKTIDENYSIGIDMIPHQRELLTQNRGINFTMMVAGQVGIGKTTFVNTLFNSTVLEHNSANKNKAQSHTRTKSIMSYKTQLIFDKTVLNLNIIDTPGFGSKIDNSFSWVTLVDYIEDQTRRLVFQDEQPDRSLRQDNKIHCCLYFLEPTNKGVASLDIITMKALAPKVNLIPVIGKADCLDENELENYKETVKSILKRYNIQPCQFLNKNDKSFSELFDSIPFSVICSETMVRNNENVLVRARKYKWGTIEIENSKHSDFTKLRELLIGKHLVDFVTSAEIYFEKCRTELLTIRLQGASEALTLEDQDSILQQQEIDILKTLNYDNYDSNGLKNYACYQIFNKKYVQDVLIQQKQEFQFTKEEMRKKLSLVFELKNEKFKNWENSLEKKQSAFKKMVESEKRILYDLNNECEALQMQISSVQNNNNSSKEAIKQKV; from the coding sequence atgacAGAATCTTCCTTAAAACTGAAAGCAGAAGGTGAACCTGGCTCTTATGAGGCACCAGGACCATGTGATACTTCAACGTTTGTTAGTTCAAAAGTTAGTCATAGAGAAACTCTTTCAACTGAAAATACAGAAGttgaattagaagataTGCTGGATATAAATTCCAAGAAAACTGAagacataaatttaaaactcCTTTTTGATCTACCACCTTTAAATGACTGGAAAACTAAAAAGAACGTCAAGgaaacaaaaacaattgaTGAGAACTATTCAATTGGGATTGATATGATTCCACATCAAAGGGAGCTTCTAACCCAAAATAGAGGTATTAATTTTACCATGATGGTTGCAGGTCAAGTTGGTATAGGTAAAACAACATTTGTGAATACCTTATTCAATTCAACTGTTTTGGAACATAATTCtgctaataaaaacaaGGCACAAAGCCATACAAGAACAAAATCTATCATGAGTTATAAAACCCAGCtgatatttgataaaacaGTCTTAAAccttaatattattgacaCACCTGGTTTTGGAAGTAAGATTGACAATTCTTTTTCCTGGGTAACTTTGGTTGATTATATTGAAGATCAAACTAGAAGGTTAGTATTTCAAGATGAGCAACCAGATAGAAGTCTTAGACAAGATAATAAGATTCATTgttgtttatattttctagaACCAACAAATAAGGGAGTTGCCTCGCTAGATATTATCACAATGAAAGCCTTAGCACCTAAAGTGAATTTGATTCCAGTAATTGGAAAAGCAGATTGTttagatgaaaatgaattggaaaattatAAGGAAACTGTTAAGTCTATTTTGAAACGGTATAACATCCAACCATGTCAATTcttgaataaaaatgataaaagtttttctgaattatttgacAGTATCCCATTCAGTGTTATTTGTTCTGAAACAATGGTTAGAAACAATGAGAATGTGTTAGTCCGTGccagaaaatataaatggGGAACTatagaaattgaaaactcGAAACATTCtgattttacaaaattaaGGGAATTATTAATAGGAAAGCATTTAGTTGATTTTGTAACTAGTGctgaaatatattttgaaaaatgtaGAACAGAACTATTAACAATAAGACTACAAGGAGCTTCAGAAGCCCTGACATTAGAAGACCAAGATTCCATTTTACAACAACAAGAAATAGATATTCTCAAAACTCTTAATTACGATAATTATGACTCAAATGGTCTCAAAAATTATGCTTgctatcaaatatttaataaaaaatatgttcAAGATGTTTTAATTCAACAAAAGCAGGAATTCCAATTTACTAAGGAAGAAATGAGAAAAAAACTCTCCCTTGTATTTGAACTGAAAAATgagaaattcaaaaattggGAGAATTCGTTAGAAAAGAAACAATCAgcctttaaaaaaatggtagaatctgaaaaaagaattctTTATGACCTGAACAATGAATGTGAAGCTTTACAAATGCAAATATCAAGTGtacaaaacaataataattcaagcAAAGAGGCTATTAAACAGAAAGTTTAA
- the PEF1 gene encoding Pef1p (similar to Saccharomyces cerevisiae PEF1 (YGR058W); ancestral locus Anc_4.203) translates to MGRKRVTYSAGDNLELYQTPEEIVQESEKKKEEEELRRFMQHNMKSPHGSNSSLGTQNPTTLRDDNYSHASPSTQSSMNSPHHHHHNHHHSHHQMPTQNHKIPNDLSHNVKNTKSQSPPPVTFPQQRSRVPPPPIGIPPSIPSASRKPVASVASTPAIHNNTNSRHQEMSSIGQNRDAKSTKDAKDTNFAVQLFITHDTRKRGQLTADDLQNILQNDDSSQFCQSTTEALVDLFGVSRFGVVIQEEFVSLYKKVKYWRKIYVDNDINGSHTITMGEFHNSLLEMGYVLPSEVSEKLFDRYARFVNHESDLRAMKFDRFVESLLWLTRLTKVFRKYDANQEGIATIHYKDFIDCTLLLGRFLPR, encoded by the coding sequence ATGGGAAGGAAAAGAGTTACTTATTCTGCAGGTGataatttggaattatACCAAACTCCAGAAGAAATTGTGCAAGAAagcgaaaaaaaaaaagaagaagaggaaCTTCGAAGATTTATGCAACATAATATGAAGAGTCCTCATGGATCAAACTCTTCTCTAGGAACTCAAAACCCTACGACACTAAGAGATGATAATTATTCACATGCATCACCATCCACCCAATCCTCTATGAACTCACCGCATCACCATCATcataatcatcatcattctCATCACCAAATGCCTACCCAAAATCATAAAATACCTAATGATCTATCACATAATGTCAAAAACACAAAATCTCAATCTCCACCACCAGTAACGTTCCCACAACAACGATCTCGAGTACCGCCACCTCCAATAGGTATACCACCGTCTATTCCATCAGCTTCGAGAAAACCTGTGGCCTCTGTAGCATCAACTCCAGCTAttcataataataccaactCCAGACATCAGGAAATGTCTTCAATAGGTCAGAATCGGGATGCAAAAAGCACTAAAGACGCTAAGGACACTAATTTTGCCGtacaattatttataactCATGATACTCGTAAAAGAGGCCAACTAACTGCAGAcgatttacaaaatatattacaaaatgaTGACAGCAGCCAATTCTGCCAGTCAACTACTGAAGCACTCGTGGACTTGTTCGGTGTTTCTAGATTTGGTGTCGTCATCCAAGAAGAATTTGTTTCGTTGTATAAGAAAGTTAAGTATTGGcgaaaaatatatgtagataatgatattaatggATCACATACTATCACAATGGGTGAGTTTCACAATTCTCTATTGGAAATGGGCTATGTGTTACCCTCTGAGGTTAGTGAAAAACTGTTTGATCGTTATGCTCGATTTGTTAACCATGAGAGTGATTTAAGAGCTATGAAATTTGATCGCTTTGTAGAAAGCTTATTGTGGTTAACACGACTCACAAAGGTATTTAGAAAGTATGATGCCAATCAAGAAGGCATTGCTACGATTCATTATAAGGATTTCATTGACTGTACACTTTTATTAGGAAGATTCTTGCCTCGttag